One part of the Desulfomicrobium macestii genome encodes these proteins:
- a CDS encoding YbaB/EbfC family nucleoid-associated protein — MNELIRQAQMMQKKMLRTQEEIGKKEVETSVGGGMVTVKATCAGEILSVVIDPAVLEDVDMLQDMVLSAVNEVLKKGKDLMQGEMAQITGGMKIPGLF; from the coding sequence ATGAACGAACTTATCAGACAGGCGCAGATGATGCAGAAGAAAATGCTGCGCACTCAGGAAGAGATAGGCAAGAAGGAAGTGGAGACCAGCGTGGGCGGCGGCATGGTCACGGTCAAGGCGACCTGTGCCGGCGAGATTCTGTCCGTGGTCATCGACCCGGCCGTGCTCGAGGACGTGGACATGCTTCAGGACATGGTCCTGTCGGCCGTCAACGAAGTCCTGAAGAAGGGCAAGGACCTGATGCAGGGCGAGATGGCCCAGATCACCGGCGGGATGAAGATTCCCGGTCTTTTCTAG
- the clpP gene encoding ATP-dependent Clp endopeptidase proteolytic subunit ClpP yields the protein MVSNSVFVIENTGRGERMYDIYSRLLKDRIVLLGTPIDDHVANSICAQLLFLESENPEKQIYMYINSPGGAVTAGMAIYDTMQYISAPVATLCIGQAASMAAVLLAAGEKGMRYTLPHSRIMIHQPMGGFQGQATDIAIQAKEIIRLRGELNGILASHTGQTLEKVEQDTERDYFMSGEEACTYGLIDQVLASRKELE from the coding sequence ATGGTCAGTAATTCCGTATTCGTCATTGAAAACACCGGCCGCGGCGAGCGGATGTACGATATCTATTCCCGCCTGCTCAAGGACCGCATCGTGCTTCTGGGCACTCCCATCGACGATCACGTCGCCAACTCCATCTGCGCCCAGCTGCTTTTTCTGGAGTCGGAGAATCCGGAGAAGCAGATCTACATGTACATCAACTCTCCTGGCGGGGCAGTGACGGCCGGCATGGCCATCTATGACACCATGCAGTACATCTCCGCGCCCGTGGCTACCCTGTGCATCGGCCAGGCCGCGAGCATGGCGGCGGTGCTCCTGGCGGCCGGCGAGAAGGGCATGCGCTACACGCTGCCTCATTCGCGCATCATGATCCATCAGCCCATGGGCGGATTTCAGGGCCAGGCGACGGACATCGCCATCCAGGCCAAGGAGATCATCCGGCTGCGCGGTGAATTGAACGGGATTTTGGCCAGTCACACCGGCCAGACGCTGGAGAAGGTCGAGCAGGACACGGAACGGGACTATTTCATGAGCGGGGAAGAAGCCTGCACTTACGGTCTCATCGATCAGGTTCTGGCCTCCCGCAAGGAACTTGAATAG
- the recD2 gene encoding SF1B family DNA helicase RecD2 yields MSTISGEVVTVVYHNPENGYVIARVDSPSEPGQINVVGLLGDVAPGESLRMSGEWVEHPKFGRQFKADTCEHLLPASINGIRRFLGSGAIKGIGEKTADRMISRFGSQILDIMDSDPEQLLEVEGIGPAKLRTIISSWQEKREVRGLMLFLQTHGVATTFAHRIFRHYGVNAVQRLRANPYDLAYDIHGIGFRTADEVALKLGFAEDAPQRLEAGVEYCLRQVADGAGHMFLPRPVLAEEAAKLLGCHDLELIEEQIDALAERKRLVIEPLPEKGVAEAVFLTYFYRTEREISSRLQGLLDHVSRIAPEKISRAVEHEEQRQSLTLSEEQRAAVESACGHKVSIITGGPGTGKTTITRVVVRALKALGLKISLAAPTGRAAKRLAEATGFTATTLHRLLRYQPATGFEFNEEKKLSADVMVVDEVSMLDCGLCLSLLRALPLTCRLVFVGDENQLPSVGAGNVLGDMIESGVIPAVRLTHIYRQARESMIVVNAHRINEGEFPLGSPHAPPKADFFWVEKENLLELQALVLRMVCERIPEAYGLDPMTDVQVLTPMHKGEVGTIALNRLLQERLNPQGRELLRGQRAYRVGDRILQLRNNYDKEVFNGDLGRILGFDPEDETLVAEFDGREVEYGFDELDEIGLAYAISVHKSQGSEYPAVVMPVVSQHYMLLQRNLIYTGLTRARKLAVLMGSRRAMHMGLGNERGRQRHTSLAVRLAKEHQI; encoded by the coding sequence ATGAGCACCATTTCGGGCGAAGTCGTCACCGTCGTCTACCACAATCCTGAAAACGGCTACGTCATCGCGCGCGTGGATTCTCCGTCCGAACCCGGCCAGATCAACGTGGTCGGGCTTCTGGGCGACGTGGCTCCGGGCGAATCCCTGCGCATGTCGGGCGAGTGGGTCGAGCACCCCAAGTTCGGGCGGCAGTTCAAGGCCGATACCTGCGAACATCTTCTGCCCGCGTCCATAAACGGCATTCGCCGCTTTCTGGGCTCCGGGGCGATCAAGGGCATCGGCGAGAAGACCGCCGACCGCATGATCAGCCGTTTCGGCAGCCAGATTCTCGACATCATGGATTCGGATCCCGAGCAGCTTCTTGAAGTGGAGGGCATCGGCCCGGCCAAGCTCAGGACCATCATTTCATCCTGGCAGGAGAAGCGCGAGGTGCGCGGGCTCATGCTTTTCCTGCAGACTCACGGAGTGGCCACGACCTTCGCCCACCGGATTTTCCGCCATTACGGGGTGAACGCCGTGCAGCGTCTGCGCGCCAATCCATACGATCTGGCCTATGACATCCATGGCATCGGTTTTCGCACCGCCGACGAGGTGGCGCTCAAACTCGGCTTTGCCGAGGACGCGCCGCAGCGTCTGGAGGCCGGGGTGGAGTATTGCCTGCGTCAGGTGGCCGACGGGGCCGGGCACATGTTCCTGCCGCGTCCGGTCCTGGCGGAGGAGGCGGCCAAGCTGCTGGGCTGTCATGATCTGGAGCTCATCGAGGAACAGATCGACGCTCTGGCCGAACGCAAGCGCCTGGTCATCGAGCCCCTGCCGGAGAAGGGCGTGGCCGAGGCCGTTTTCCTGACCTATTTCTACCGGACCGAGCGCGAGATTTCGTCGCGCCTGCAGGGGCTGCTCGATCACGTCAGCCGCATCGCCCCGGAGAAGATTTCAAGGGCCGTGGAGCACGAGGAGCAGCGTCAGTCCCTGACCCTGTCGGAAGAGCAGCGGGCCGCGGTGGAGTCGGCCTGCGGGCACAAGGTTTCGATCATCACGGGCGGGCCGGGCACGGGCAAAACGACGATCACGCGTGTCGTGGTGCGGGCCTTGAAGGCCCTGGGGCTGAAGATTTCCCTGGCCGCACCCACGGGCCGGGCCGCCAAGCGCCTGGCCGAGGCCACCGGATTCACGGCCACGACCCTGCACCGGTTGCTGCGCTATCAGCCGGCCACGGGGTTTGAATTCAACGAGGAGAAGAAGCTTTCCGCCGACGTCATGGTCGTGGACGAGGTCTCCATGCTCGACTGCGGTCTGTGCCTGTCGCTTCTGCGGGCGCTGCCCCTGACCTGCCGCCTGGTTTTCGTCGGCGACGAGAATCAGCTGCCTTCGGTGGGCGCGGGCAATGTGCTCGGAGACATGATCGAGAGCGGCGTGATTCCGGCCGTGCGGCTGACGCACATCTACCGCCAGGCGCGGGAGAGCATGATCGTGGTCAACGCGCACCGCATCAATGAAGGCGAATTTCCCCTGGGCAGCCCGCATGCTCCGCCCAAGGCCGATTTTTTCTGGGTCGAAAAGGAGAACCTGCTCGAATTGCAGGCCCTGGTCCTGCGTATGGTCTGCGAGCGCATCCCCGAAGCGTACGGGCTTGATCCCATGACCGACGTGCAGGTGCTGACGCCCATGCACAAGGGCGAGGTGGGGACCATCGCCTTGAACCGCCTCCTGCAGGAGCGCCTCAATCCGCAGGGGCGGGAACTTTTGCGCGGGCAGCGGGCCTACCGGGTCGGGGATCGCATCCTGCAGCTCAGGAACAACTACGACAAGGAAGTCTTCAACGGCGACCTGGGGCGCATACTCGGCTTCGATCCGGAGGATGAGACCCTGGTCGCGGAATTTGACGGCCGGGAGGTGGAGTATGGTTTCGATGAGCTTGACGAGATAGGTCTCGCCTACGCCATCAGCGTGCACAAGAGCCAGGGCAGCGAATATCCGGCCGTGGTCATGCCGGTGGTTTCGCAGCATTACATGCTCCTGCAGCGCAACCTGATCTATACCGGATTGACCCGGGCCAGGAAGCTGGCCGTGCTCATGGGCTCGCGTCGGGCCATGCACATGGGACTGGGCAACGAGCGCGGTCGGCAGCGTCACACGTCCCTGGCCGTGCGTCTGGCAAAAGAGCATCAAATCTGA
- a CDS encoding branched-chain amino acid transaminase encodes MVQKADKIWFDGKLVPWDEAQVHVLTHTLHYGVGVFEGIRCYVCSDGSSAVFRLQEHVERLFLSAKINEMVIPFTQEQIFDAIIETLKANRQPEGYVRPLCFIGAGAMGVFPGDNPIQTIIATWPWGAYLGAEALEKGIRIKTSTFTRHHVNVMMTKAKTCGNYVNSVLAKREALADGYHEALMLDAEGYVSEATGENIFMVRNGVIKTPPLGSILAGITRETLMILAEDLGYTVVEDRFTRDELYCADEAFFTGTAAEVTPIREIDRRTIGEGSRGPVTAALQDAYFKLLRGDNPKYGKWLARYTI; translated from the coding sequence ATGGTACAGAAAGCTGACAAGATCTGGTTCGACGGAAAGCTCGTGCCCTGGGACGAGGCACAGGTTCACGTCCTGACGCACACTCTGCACTACGGTGTGGGCGTGTTCGAGGGTATCCGCTGCTACGTCTGCTCCGACGGGAGTTCGGCCGTATTTCGTCTGCAGGAACACGTCGAAAGGCTTTTTTTGTCGGCCAAGATCAATGAGATGGTCATCCCCTTCACCCAGGAGCAGATTTTCGATGCCATCATCGAGACCCTGAAGGCCAACCGTCAGCCCGAGGGTTACGTTCGGCCCCTGTGCTTCATCGGTGCTGGCGCCATGGGCGTCTTCCCCGGCGACAATCCGATCCAGACCATCATCGCCACCTGGCCGTGGGGCGCGTATCTTGGGGCCGAAGCCCTGGAGAAGGGCATCCGCATCAAGACCTCGACCTTCACCAGGCATCACGTCAACGTCATGATGACCAAGGCCAAGACCTGCGGCAACTACGTCAATTCCGTGCTGGCCAAGCGCGAGGCTCTGGCCGACGGCTACCACGAGGCCCTCATGCTCGATGCTGAAGGCTACGTGTCCGAGGCCACCGGAGAGAACATCTTCATGGTCAGAAACGGCGTGATCAAGACTCCGCCGCTGGGTTCCATCCTGGCCGGCATCACCCGTGAGACGCTCATGATCCTGGCCGAAGACCTCGGCTATACCGTCGTCGAGGACCGTTTCACCCGTGACGAATTGTACTGCGCCGACGAAGCCTTCTTCACCGGCACGGCGGCCGAGGTCACGCCCATCCGCGAGATCGACCGCCGGACCATCGGCGAGGGCAGTCGCGGCCCGGTTACGGCGGCCTTGCAGGACGCCTATTTCAAGCTGCTGCGCGGCGACAATCCGAAGTACGGAAAGTGGCTGGCCCGTTACACGATCTAG
- the tig gene encoding trigger factor has translation MEYKVEELSPVKRKVAVEVSVEEVHAALAATVALYRKGAEIKGFRKGKVPSSVVEAKYRKQIYGEATTDLINYHINDILGELKLSPLSRIDVDAKEMERDENFSYSFSFEIAPSFDLPEYKGLAVEEEDVVVDPQQVEDVIERIRQNMAKTVIIKEERPAVTGDIAVIDFQAFQDGAAMEGIAANKFELPLGEGNSLPEFEDIVIGMTPGESKESELTFPADFINDKLAGQTVSMQVTLHAIKVRDLPEVNDDFAELAGGYTSVQDLKDAIEKSYVSTRKQLVKGDAQKKLLDGIKAEVSFELPQSIVEEQIDKQIVELQGKLERQGKSLDSLGRTPAELREENRAQAEDVVKSSLVLLAIANAENLTVDPQEVDMVLQKMAASTGQDFHSIKDYYEQHNLMIPLKDRVLADKAMELIYENATVTTVPPAAAPNA, from the coding sequence ATGGAATACAAAGTCGAAGAACTTTCCCCGGTCAAGCGCAAGGTGGCGGTGGAAGTGAGCGTCGAGGAAGTGCATGCCGCGTTGGCCGCTACCGTGGCCCTGTACCGCAAGGGTGCGGAAATCAAGGGTTTCCGCAAGGGCAAGGTCCCGTCCTCCGTGGTCGAGGCCAAGTACCGTAAGCAGATTTACGGCGAAGCCACGACCGACCTGATCAACTATCATATCAATGATATCCTGGGCGAACTCAAGCTCTCCCCCCTGTCCCGCATCGATGTCGATGCCAAGGAAATGGAGCGGGACGAGAATTTTTCCTATTCCTTTTCCTTTGAAATCGCGCCTTCCTTCGACCTGCCCGAGTACAAAGGCCTGGCCGTCGAGGAGGAGGACGTCGTCGTCGATCCGCAGCAGGTCGAGGACGTCATCGAGCGCATCCGTCAGAACATGGCCAAGACCGTGATCATCAAGGAAGAGCGTCCCGCAGTCACCGGCGACATCGCGGTCATCGACTTCCAGGCCTTCCAGGACGGGGCCGCCATGGAAGGAATCGCCGCCAACAAGTTTGAGCTTCCCCTGGGCGAAGGCAATTCCCTGCCCGAATTCGAGGACATCGTCATCGGCATGACTCCCGGCGAAAGCAAGGAAAGCGAACTGACTTTCCCCGCGGATTTCATCAACGACAAGTTGGCCGGCCAGACCGTGTCCATGCAGGTCACCCTGCATGCCATCAAGGTTCGCGACCTGCCCGAGGTCAACGATGACTTCGCCGAGCTTGCCGGCGGCTACACCTCCGTGCAGGATTTGAAGGACGCCATCGAGAAGTCCTACGTTTCGACCCGCAAGCAGCTGGTCAAGGGCGACGCTCAGAAGAAGCTCCTGGACGGCATCAAGGCCGAAGTCAGCTTCGAGCTGCCGCAGAGCATCGTCGAAGAGCAGATCGACAAGCAGATCGTCGAGCTGCAGGGCAAGCTTGAGCGTCAGGGCAAGAGCCTTGATTCCCTGGGCCGCACTCCCGCCGAGCTCCGCGAAGAGAACCGCGCCCAGGCCGAGGACGTGGTCAAGTCGTCCCTGGTGCTCCTGGCCATCGCCAACGCCGAAAATCTGACGGTCGATCCCCAGGAAGTGGATATGGTCCTGCAGAAGATGGCCGCGTCCACCGGTCAGGACTTCCACTCCATCAAGGATTACTACGAGCAGCACAATCTGATGATCCCGCTCAAGGATCGGGTTCTGGCCGACAAGGCCATGGAACTTATTTACGAAAACGCCACGGTGACCACGGTTCCCCCGGCAGCAGCCCCGAACGCATAG
- the recR gene encoding recombination mediator RecR, giving the protein MQRLPSPLQKIVDQFSALPGVGPKSALRMALTLLKWPEESVRSFGRDIEGLRSALHICSRCHGLADSDPCHLCTDPARTPEQLCLVSEWDSLMVMEESGIFKGRYLILGGLLSPLDGIDARALELDSLESILREGQVREVILALGSTMEAEATGSYVHNLLTRGFPNVSVTRLAQGIPLGSELKYVDRETLKQSLKHRQSL; this is encoded by the coding sequence GTGCAGCGTCTTCCTTCCCCTTTGCAAAAGATCGTCGATCAGTTTTCGGCCCTGCCCGGTGTGGGGCCCAAAAGTGCCTTGCGCATGGCCCTGACTCTGCTCAAATGGCCCGAGGAGTCCGTGCGCTCCTTCGGCCGTGACATCGAGGGCCTGCGCAGCGCCCTGCACATCTGCTCTCGCTGTCATGGGCTGGCCGACAGCGACCCCTGCCATCTCTGCACGGACCCCGCGAGGACGCCGGAGCAGCTCTGCCTGGTTTCGGAGTGGGACAGCCTCATGGTCATGGAGGAATCGGGCATATTCAAGGGCCGCTATCTGATCCTGGGCGGCCTGTTGTCCCCGCTGGACGGGATCGATGCCAGGGCCCTCGAACTGGACAGCCTTGAATCCATCCTGCGTGAAGGGCAGGTGCGCGAAGTCATTCTGGCCCTGGGTTCGACCATGGAGGCCGAAGCCACGGGCTCCTACGTGCACAACCTGCTGACGCGCGGCTTTCCGAACGTGTCCGTGACCCGTCTGGCCCAGGGCATCCCGCTGGGTTCGGAACTCAAGTACGTGGACCGCGAAACCCTGAAACAGTCCCTCAAGCACAGGCAGTCCCTGTAG
- the clpX gene encoding ATP-dependent Clp protease ATP-binding subunit ClpX yields MAERKKRTGKDLTCSFCGKGQDEVLRLIAGPDVYICNECIALCDDILKNDNRKEDLDSSDIPLPQEIKAALDDYVVGQDDAKKILSVAVYNHYKRIKYHSLVKDDVELDKSNILLIGPTGSGKTLLAQTLARILKVPFAIADATTLTEAGYVGEDVENILVQLVQNADYNLESAAKGIIYVDEIDKISRKSDSPSITRDVSGEGVQQALLKIIEGTVANIPPKGGRKHPQQEFIRLDTSNILFIVGGAFIGLDDMVKQRVQGSSMGFGAKMRRKQDDNTDSLLKQVHPMDLIRFGLIPEFTGRISVITSLTELNEEDLMRILQEPKNALVKQYQKMFELENVELKFTHNALKALASKAIKLETGARGLRSVMESIMLDIMYTLPSTKDVTECVINKAVVEEGKEPLLLFKPEAKSA; encoded by the coding sequence ATGGCGGAAAGAAAAAAAAGAACCGGCAAGGATCTGACCTGCTCTTTTTGTGGCAAGGGACAGGACGAAGTGCTGAGGCTCATTGCCGGTCCGGATGTATACATCTGCAATGAATGCATTGCCCTGTGCGATGACATCTTGAAAAATGACAATCGCAAGGAAGATCTTGATTCCTCGGACATACCGTTGCCCCAGGAGATCAAGGCCGCCCTGGATGATTACGTGGTCGGACAGGACGACGCCAAGAAGATCCTGTCCGTGGCCGTGTACAACCACTACAAGCGCATCAAGTATCACTCCCTGGTCAAGGATGACGTGGAGCTCGACAAGAGCAACATCCTCCTGATCGGCCCCACGGGTTCCGGCAAGACCCTGCTGGCCCAGACCCTGGCGCGCATCCTGAAGGTGCCCTTCGCCATCGCCGACGCCACGACGCTGACCGAGGCCGGGTATGTGGGCGAGGACGTGGAGAACATCCTGGTCCAGCTGGTACAGAACGCCGACTACAATCTGGAGTCGGCGGCCAAGGGCATCATCTACGTGGACGAGATCGACAAGATTTCGCGCAAGTCCGACAGTCCGTCCATCACCCGCGACGTGTCCGGCGAAGGCGTGCAGCAGGCGCTTTTGAAGATCATCGAAGGGACCGTGGCCAACATCCCCCCCAAGGGCGGCCGCAAGCATCCGCAGCAGGAATTCATCCGCCTCGACACCTCGAACATTCTTTTCATTGTCGGCGGTGCCTTCATCGGACTGGACGACATGGTCAAGCAGCGCGTTCAGGGTTCGAGCATGGGTTTTGGCGCCAAGATGCGCCGCAAGCAGGATGACAACACCGACAGCCTGCTCAAGCAGGTTCACCCCATGGACTTGATCCGTTTCGGACTTATTCCTGAATTTACAGGGCGCATTTCGGTCATCACTTCCCTCACCGAACTCAACGAGGAAGATCTGATGCGCATCCTGCAGGAACCCAAAAACGCTCTGGTAAAACAGTATCAGAAGATGTTCGAGCTTGAGAACGTGGAACTCAAATTCACGCACAATGCCCTGAAGGCCCTGGCCTCCAAGGCGATCAAGCTGGAAACCGGGGCGCGAGGCCTCAGGTCCGTGATGGAATCCATCATGCTTGACATCATGTACACTCTCCCGTCCACCAAGGACGTCACCGAGTGCGTAATCAACAAGGCCGTGGTGGAAGAGGGCAAGGAACCTTTGCTCCTGTTCAAACCCGAGGCCAAGAGCGCCTGA
- the dnaX gene encoding DNA polymerase III subunit gamma/tau yields MSQESLTARYRPQSFAEVAGQDAVKRILSRAASTGRVAPAYLFSGTRGVGKTTLARIFAKALNCLNGPALEPCNQCPICRQITLGSAVDVVEIDGASNTGVDNVRRLKEDVGYAPLECRYKVIIIDEAHMLSKQAFNALLKTLEEPPGHVTFIMATTEPEKFPQTIISRCQHFVFKRLPQAELVRHLDGVLTRESMPAEPSAVTLIARRGAGSVRDGMSLLGQVMALGSDSLTLDDVREVLGLAGGEVFVRLIECVQSRDLQGLHALLTQILDQGVDLGFFLRELAGCWRNLFLLHQMGDAARSIIDLPAEEVDIWASVAPGFSLGHLHAAWQMTMDSQRKVLTSMEPALALELLLLNLACLPDLLAMGAGEARPGGDSGRGAAPGRPAPPRPVTPTAAPRAPGNAAPRPVSASAAPTQAAPAAQAAPAAQPAPVAPAGPARTGSQSFESSRAMSRPAASGAFAPASGPDMSLREAQADFKSRADGPGAVPPMSSTQAPSVAKAAPAAQAAPVGPKSWDGFVAFCSKRAEGAKPLPGLDKAQGELRGSELVMTSRHIFLCDRLKASMPLLTEAARAYFGPGVTLRVDAPAESVRKTRTELREMALVDPVVREAQEKFQARIVEVRPLSNGNSKESEI; encoded by the coding sequence ATGAGTCAGGAAAGCCTTACCGCCCGTTACCGCCCTCAGAGTTTTGCAGAAGTGGCCGGCCAGGACGCTGTCAAGCGCATCCTCTCCCGGGCTGCGTCCACCGGACGGGTCGCGCCGGCCTATCTGTTCAGCGGGACGCGCGGGGTGGGCAAGACCACCCTGGCCCGCATTTTCGCCAAGGCCCTGAACTGCCTGAACGGCCCCGCCCTTGAGCCCTGCAACCAGTGCCCGATCTGCCGCCAGATCACCCTGGGTTCGGCCGTGGACGTGGTCGAGATCGACGGTGCTTCCAACACCGGCGTCGACAATGTCCGCCGCCTCAAGGAAGACGTGGGCTACGCGCCGCTCGAGTGCCGCTACAAGGTCATCATCATCGACGAAGCGCACATGCTCTCCAAGCAGGCCTTTAATGCGCTCCTTAAAACCCTTGAAGAGCCTCCGGGCCATGTGACCTTTATCATGGCCACCACGGAGCCGGAAAAATTTCCCCAGACCATCATCAGCCGTTGCCAGCATTTCGTCTTCAAGCGTCTGCCCCAGGCCGAACTGGTGCGGCATCTGGACGGCGTGCTCACCCGTGAATCCATGCCTGCCGAGCCTTCCGCCGTGACCCTCATCGCCCGGCGCGGGGCCGGATCGGTCCGAGACGGCATGTCGCTTTTGGGCCAGGTCATGGCCCTGGGTTCCGATTCTCTGACCCTGGACGACGTGCGCGAGGTGCTGGGCCTGGCCGGTGGCGAGGTTTTCGTGCGCCTGATCGAATGCGTGCAGTCCCGCGATTTGCAGGGCCTGCACGCCCTGCTGACCCAGATCCTGGATCAGGGCGTGGACCTGGGCTTTTTCCTGCGCGAGCTGGCCGGTTGCTGGCGCAATCTTTTCCTGCTGCATCAGATGGGCGACGCCGCGCGGAGCATCATCGACCTTCCGGCCGAGGAAGTGGACATCTGGGCCTCCGTCGCGCCCGGATTTTCCCTCGGGCATTTGCATGCGGCCTGGCAGATGACCATGGACAGCCAGCGCAAGGTGCTGACCAGCATGGAGCCTGCCCTGGCCCTGGAGCTTTTGCTGCTCAATCTGGCGTGCCTGCCGGACCTGTTGGCCATGGGCGCCGGAGAAGCCCGGCCCGGCGGCGATTCCGGTCGCGGAGCGGCCCCCGGCCGTCCCGCCCCGCCCCGGCCCGTGACCCCGACTGCCGCGCCCCGTGCGCCAGGCAACGCCGCGCCCCGGCCGGTTTCGGCATCTGCCGCCCCAACCCAGGCCGCGCCTGCCGCCCAGGCCGCGCCTGCCGCCCAGCCAGCGCCCGTCGCACCGGCCGGACCTGCGCGAACGGGTTCGCAGTCTTTCGAATCGTCCAGGGCTATGTCACGGCCCGCGGCGTCCGGGGCGTTTGCCCCGGCTTCAGGGCCGGACATGTCGTTGCGGGAAGCGCAGGCGGATTTCAAGAGCCGGGCCGATGGCCCGGGCGCGGTTCCGCCCATGTCCTCGACGCAGGCTCCGTCTGTCGCAAAGGCCGCGCCTGCCGCACAGGCCGCGCCTGTCGGGCCCAAGAGCTGGGATGGCTTCGTGGCCTTTTGCTCCAAACGCGCGGAGGGGGCAAAGCCTCTGCCGGGGCTCGACAAGGCGCAAGGGGAGCTTCGGGGATCGGAGCTGGTGATGACGAGCCGGCACATCTTTCTGTGCGACCGTCTCAAGGCCAGCATGCCCTTGCTGACGGAAGCGGCGCGCGCCTACTTCGGTCCGGGAGTGACGCTGCGGGTTGATGCTCCGGCGGAGTCGGTGCGCAAGACCCGCACGGAGCTGCGCGAGATGGCGCTGGTCGATCCCGTTGTGCGGGAGGCTCAGGAAAAATTTCAGGCCCGGATCGTCGAGGTCCGGCCCCTATCAAACGGAAATTCCAAGGAGAGCGAGATATGA